The DNA region attcactattaATAATCAAAGGTACAAATTGTTCTTAGTTGAACCCTCCTAGTTCAATGCCCTTTTTCCTAGAAGTGTCCATGAATTCCTATTCAAGACTCTCCCTGAATATGAGACCCTTCTCACAATCTCTCCTAAGTGTTTGGAAAATTACAATATATTTAGAATGATAAGTAATTACAACTAAAAATACTATGTTTCTTAACATAGGATTATGACTTACAAATAGAGTATAACAACATAAAAGTAGAACAAAACAAAAGACTCAACACAACTAAACATGTCTTGTTTCATTCTCGAGGTCTGAGTTTTCACAATGGATAACTCCTCCTTAGATAGCAACATGGTTCATCTCCCAAGCCCATTAGGGTTTGTATCTTTGTGTGCGGTTGAATCAATCTCACAAGTGTAAGAAATTATTCTTCATTAAGTTGATTTGCAATAAATGATTTGATAGTTCTTTATGATATCAGATTTGTTCTTTTTAAATATTGGTGAATGATCTTTTTGAAAAACTTCCATAATCCAAAAAGTGCATAAAACATTTAAACAAGATTGGACAATTATTGAAAGAAATCTTCAATCAAACGCGAGATTCACTCAACGCAGACTGGCTTTTGGGCAAGATAGAATGTCTCTCAATCTGTAGAAGATTATACTCCATGTGTTGCTTCTTAGTTTGCTCTAATAGAGACATAAATTCTCacaaaatgtcatgacattttgcTCCACATGATTCCTATTAAAATGACTCCAATCAGATATAACAACATTTATTTTCTTGCATTCATATGCATTCCGCTTTTGTTCAAAATTAGAAAAGGATAGACTGAAGTTATATccttttatattttttttattttttaatttgattgttTTGTGTTGATCCTTACTTAATTTATGTTAAAATAATCCTATAATAGTCAAGATATTATATATTAAtgtttttgttttaaaaattttGAGCTTTCACATTTCCTTTTTTCATTAATTTGGAACTTTAAGTTCTCTTGTTTGATTCATTATTGATTTAGTACTTAATATGGAACTTGACTCTTCTAATAGATGAGGTTAGTGATAACTTCTTTGATAATATGTCATCATCAAAGGTTGTTGGATCGGTGATCAGCGAAGACTTCACTGAGTGTCATTTGACATTAGGTGTCATTGTCATCAAAACTAACATGCTCATCTGAAAGTTGCAGATAGTTGTACCTACAAGCACGTAGATCCATAAATTTAACCTTAGGGATCAATGTCACAAAGTATGAGGCAAAACTATGGGGTAACAATGTAAAACAATGAAACTAATCAAACGTAATCCCCATATCTTCCCTTAACGAATTTTGAAAACCTTCTCAAGAAGGAAAAATTATAATTATATGGACCAGGACTCTTATTACCATCACATTGTCAAACAATAGGTTCTATCTCCGGAAGAAATAAAGGGGAAGTCATGGCAATATTATCCTCATCTGAGAGAGGGTGAATGAAATTATGTTCCTTAGGGGACAGATGTCAAACACGGTGTCCTAGAGAACTGGTTCGACGAATTAAAACGGAGACACCACAATAGCATGTACTAGATGATGGAGAAAAAAACTGTAAATAACATGATAGTTGTTTACCCAGTTTGGTGTAACCACACCTATATATGAGGGGTTGAGTCTATAACTCAAGAAAGGAAATTCATTATTAGTAGTTTAGTATAATTATTCTTACAAGCAATAATAAACTCTATGTTGTTCAATGCCTCTTCCAAACACTGCCCAATGACTTTTTATTTAGGGCTCCCCCTAAACATGAGAACCTACTCACTTTCTCGTCAATCACACAACCTGTGATTGGAGATTACAACTCAATAATCAATGTTGAATACCACTCAACTCTAGACAAACCAACTATGTCAAATTACTAAAACATAGTGGTGTACATACAACAATAATAAGGACTCAAAATAAACACTAGCACTATAAAATCTTTAATGTATTACTTGGCTTCCAATGTAGGTTTTGAGCTACTTATAAAGCATAATAACTCTGGATTTTTCTCCTTGGATAATATCTTTAATTTCGTCCAGAGTTAATGCAGAATCTGTTGGATATTATTTATTTCATAAATatctccaacaagatatgattTGTTTCAGTTTAAATCTGAATCAATCTTCGTCCAACTATCAAACAAATCACCTAATCATATTTCTAAACAAATTAGCAATAAAAACGGTTCCAATCTTTGACCAAATATTCTTCCAAAATGCAGCAGGATTGACCTGTTGCGCAAGGCCCAAATGTTGTATCTCATGTTATGACATCTCGTTCAACATGTGTCCCTTATGCACCTCCTTACAGCTTAAGCAAGCCAGATAATCTTAAACACTTTGAATACTTctctttgttgttgtttttccaaaatgcagTGAATCCAATAGGAactacaatctccccctttggcaaattgTGGAAAAACAACTCTTCAAGATATAACACTTATTCATACCAGGACAAGTGACAATCTTGAAAGCATACAATCATCTGCTATCTTCCAAATATCAAAGATAAGCTCAGGAACAGAAAATAATTAGCATTCATCACAAATGCCACACACACCAATGCTCTAGAATCAATTAAACATACATGCAATCATTCACAACTTAGTCATGCATGGCACTTAGTCAGCTCATAGTTAGTAGCATACAATCCTACTAACTAACAATTATTAGCATACAATCGTTCACATACTTAGTCATCCATAACCCAAACAGTTAGTAGTTAATAACAGGATATGCAAAATCTACTAACGCAAAAGCTCACAAAGGGTCATATGTCTTGCTCGATGCTCTAACATGTGAGCACAACATTAACACTTACCAAAGATGGTTAGTACTAAACAAAAACATGTGTTACCTCAGCACTTAGCAACACTTACTACTCCCTCTTTTTTCCATAATTTAGCAAAGGGTTAGTATCCAATATCACCTAGATGTCAGTCATGCACAGGTTAGTAAGTTAGCACATACACAGCCAAAAACATGAGCAGAACAACCAGAACAGCATCTAGAGATGCACAAGCATTAGATATGTTTTACTATACATAATTTCAAATAGGCTATAGAGCCTTTACAAATAAAAAAACACGCCAATATACAAGGGTCAGAATAACTAAGCTAGAACATTTGAACTTATTCTTCAATCCACAGTCTGCAGTTCTTGTAGGCAATTCAGTCTTCATCCGCCTTTAAATCAGAATCATGTTTCTAAGCATGTCTCTTCTTCATAACCTTCATCTTGTTGATAGACTCCTTTCTATTTATAGATGATCCAACAGATGATTCACCAGATGCATTTCCACCATTTACAACAGAAGAGGAACCAAACTCATTCTTCGTCCTTTCCTCATGAATTTTTTCAATAGCTTTCATGATGGAGATTCCCTTATTAGAGGGACTCTTCTTTGAATTAACAGACTTGTAACTCATTTTGAAAGTGACAAACAGGTGTGGAGAGAAGAAATGGTAGCAATAGAAATATAGCATAAGGTTGAAAATTCTTATTTGTAACCAATGTTTATACAAGAGGAGGTTTATAAATAAGATTATTTTGCATTGCTTCATGTGCAGCACAGAccaagagagagagagagagagagagagagagagagagagagagagagagatcaagtGCCAATCCACGTATTTTACCCTCAATCTCGCACGCTTTGCAAATCATCATAATTATAACCTAATTCACACGAATTTTCCTCCAATTCACACGTACCATGACCTTACttcatttcctataaatagaggaagcaTTTGCCTTCATTTCCAAGCTTTGATAGCCAACGAAACCCTGAAACCATTTGAACCTGATACCTCAAAAAATTAGTTAACCATTTCTTGGATTCAAGCTCTTTTAGCTTCGTTTCTTTTCCCATAATTACTCATCGGTAGCTTTTGAAGCATTGTCGTAGCTTGAAACTCCTTCAAACCAGACTTCCAAGTCCACCGTTGTTGACCTCTAAAGTTTCAGCGGGAAAGGTAAATACATATAACATTTCTAAGCAAACAAGTTACTAGTGTGTTCGTCGTGATTCACTAATCAAAAGCCCTCAACCACCTTGAATTTATATTGTGTAttagtcatttaattttactttgaagaactagggttcttcgtgttcttgagcAAATTCTCTTTTCTCATAACCAATCAATGGCTCTGAAGCAAAGAGATATGGACGATGATGGATGTTGATGTTGAATCCTTGCTTGATTCATGCTAAAAACACATAGTTCGTGATTTGCAGAAATCGAAcccaaggttgaagatgaagtgGATATGCGTATGCTTTTTCAAATAAAGTAGTCGTTGGCGTCCTAATTcaaacattttttattttatttttatttttatttttatttactttttctttttgaatttttaattcattttgatccaatttttttatgaaagatccataaaaatattttgcatcacatatattttttgcataatttttaaaatcattttgcatttaattgatattttcttttatttttcattttccattttattttttatcattttcaaatatttttgcatCCAACTTTTGAAATTCATTCATGAGTAATATTTGGTACTTTGTGTATTTTTCTTAGTCATCTATTCATTGTTTTGCTTATGGTTTGgaattttctctttaatttccctttttaatcaattttaaatcctttttttattcatttttgtGCCACTTGATGTTTGAGCTTGAGTCGTTGACTTATTTGATCAATGCTTATACGTTCCAAGTCATCCATAGATGGTCTCTTAGTTGATTCAATCTTCTCTAATTCAATATGTTGATAGGTGGtcatttgatcatatttttgACACTTTGAGTTAGTGATAGGTTATCCCTAGGTTAAGCCATATGTTTGGGTCCCTCGACTTGTTTGATAATGGATCATAAGTCAAACACTTGAGTTTGCtttcatttttccttttgttATCTTCTTTCTTCTTTGAGTTTTGAACAATTGTGCTTCATGCCTTAAGAGTTTGATTTTGTATCAACACTCTAACATGATTGTCACATACATTGCTTGTCTCATGATCATTAACTTGTTACATCTAACCTCCAAACATTtaatttatgcaatttacttttgTGAACTTTAAATTCTTGCCTTTTACTTTTTGTTTTTTTGCTTTCTTAtttcaaaagaacaaaaacattataaaatggctaaaactctaaaagttttaaTCTGATCTTATGGACTTTGTGTTACTATCCCTTGTTTAAGGAGTATTTTGGGCTTTGGACCTTAAGGACTTAGTGTTTTCCCCTTGCTTGGAGTATGACTAATATGTTGTGATTCATTTGAGACTTTGTGATCCCTCTAGACCCTTTAATCTTCAATTCAAGACTTAGATGTTTCTTTGTGGCTTTGTGGCTTTGTTGTTCATCTGGATCTTTTGATATTCATTTGCttatgtattttttttatcttGTGGCTCAATCCAATGGGAAAAGAATGCTTATTTTGACCAATATAAAATGCTTGCTCCATCTTGTGGTTAGTACACCTTCATACATAAAGgttttctcttgggctaccttaaatgagaccttttatttcatgtcgtttactttatgctttaggatagtctcttccTTTCCTTCCCACTTATTCAATTTTCAAAACTTCTCCCTATTTCAAAAACCTCTTGTTTTCAAACTTCACACCCTCttcttaataaaccttgactttgtcaagtgatctagaaaatatttttctcaataaatgcTAAAACAACTAAGCATAGTTAAACTCTTTTTTAAACTTCTAAAAAGACAAACCTCATCAAACTTCTTTTAGTGTCTTTGTGCACTTTCCTTTAAGAGCCTTTTTTAAAGGATTCGATATTAGTCTATTCTTGTAGTGATGCAAACCACTATACGTCTATAATATGTTGAGAAATGATTGACATTTTCCACTTGAATGTTGAGACGGGCTTGTGAGAAAGTCCAAGTAAAATTTTTCCATATCAAGATGATGCAAATGCTCATTTCCTCATAATTGTGGGTAGTAAGCTGAGTTTTCCACTCGAATACGAAAAAatgtcttttcaaattaaaatcaatcaacaaacaACCCAACTTTTTTATAAACACGGATTTGCAAGTGGTTCATATGCAGTACCAtagatgtgaggggtgttaataccttccccttgcataaccaacccccgtatcaagttttctcttttgttttaccttttgTGGGTTTTGTTTTACCTTATGTGGGTTTTGTTCGACCTTTTTTCCACTCCCTTTAGAAAcaataaagtttggtggcgactcttgctttcctgagttaagttaatcaatagcttaatctcaaattTTTCCCGTTGCGACTCTTGCTTTCctgagttaagttaatcaatagccTAGCTTGTTTATCTGTGTTTATGTTATTGCTTTTTGTTTTCTATTTTTATTTGTGGGAGCTTGGTGATCTCTATGTGGTGATATAAGTCCCCTACCCGGACTTGAGTGCACTTAAGCTAGGATGGTGGTATAGTCACGTTAACCTTATTAGCGTTAGGCCTTGCTTGTTTGGCATGAGAACCCCGCTCAGATGAGACCTCTTTGGAGGTACTAATGTCTTACAAGTAGTCGTAATGGCGTTATTATTTTCGACCTGGGAGTCCGAGATTCTGAGAGACCTTAGAACATTTTAACCCCTCTTGAccttttaggatgtagtgtggtGACCTTTTCGGCGTAGGCCTGGTCTGGTTGATACACGATATTCAACTCAAACGAggttctcttgagaatattattggtttACAATTAAGTCGTTAAACCGGTAATATCTAAAACATGGATTtatgactctaggaacttttttaGAATCTAGTTATTATTTGAGACATCCAAAGCTATAAAACATACCAGGCGGGGTGGTTGCCgacctgactccatgctcgtgatgTTAAACCTTTTAACTCTCCATGTTTGTGATTATGGCATAATCATGCATTAATGAACATCTCGTTTTCACCTGGTTTTCAAGGAACTTGGGAATTTTATTTGCAAACGTCGCAGGTAATTTGAGTATGGACTCTAGAAGGAGAAACACTCACCAATTCCGTTTCAAATGTCCTAAactgaaagagttaaggaagctaggATCTTTGAGGGCTTGTCCTTCTGATTTCAAAGACCGGTATGGAAGAATTCTGACTATGTTGAGTACTAATGTAGAAGACGGAGTTCTTAACACCGTGGTCCAATTTTATGATTCAGCGCATAGGtgtttcactttccctgattatcatCTTGCACCTACTTTGAAGGAGTATTTCTATTACATAGGCTTGCCTGTATCAGATCAGATATCGTTCAGTGGTTTATAGGAGATTCTTAGGTATCATGTAATTGGAGAGTTTGTGCATTTGAAAAAAAAGAGGAGATTGATGTTAATCTAATGACTAAATAAGGTATTTTAGGTCTACCTATTAAGTTCTTGATGAAGAAGGCTGTTACTCTTGCTAGTGTTAGGAGTATGGTTGCTTTCGAAGTTGTTCTCACTTTGCTTATCTATGGCATagtcttgttccctaatgttgaCAACTTTGTGGGCATCGATATTATCCATATTTTTCTCATTCGAAATCCAGTTCCTACTTTGCTCGTAGATACATATTATTCTATCCATGACAGAACAGAGAAGAGTGGAGGAATTGTTATGTGTTGTGCACCTTTACTGTACAAGTGGTCTATTTCGCATTTGCCGCAGTCCAGCTTATTCAAGGATAAAAAGAAATgtttaaggtggtctcagaggatcatgtctctcaccaatgcAGATGTGACGTGGTATTCTAGAGTTTATGATGACGTGAagattattgacagttgtggtgaattccctaatgtacctcttcttggtacaaaaTGAGGTATCGACTACAATCCGATTTTGGATCGACGTCAACTTGGGTGTGCTATGAAGGATAAACCATGCAATATTCTTTTGGGAGGGTTCTTCATTCAAGAAGGTGTTTATAGCAAGGGATTGAAGGATAAGATAGTCAACGCCTTGCATAAGATTCACCGAAAAGGAAAGGATGAATTAGGAAACAAAGATTGTGTTTCCTTGGAGTCGTACACTCAGTGGATGCAAGCAAGAGCTACTAAGATCATGATGCCTTATCCTCCTGAAGAACCTTTGTTCCCTAAAGTCATAGGACATACTCTTGTTCCAGGTTAAGATCTGAAAGAACTCCAAGTTGCTTTAGCTCAGATGAAGTAAGAAAGACATGCTTGGGAGAGCAAGTTTCATGTTTCAAATGCGGAGAGGTTAGAACTACAAAGGCAATTAACGGAGAAAGATGATCTGCTTCACCAGAATGACGGCTTGATTGAACATCATGGAAAGAAAAGGAATGGGGATCAGTGACTATGTCTGGTGCCTGGAAAGGTGTTGTTGACAAGATCTTGAAAGAAAATGTTGACATGACGACTGTTTTTGAAGCTCAGGTCAGGAAGCTCAAGAGGAAGTTGCAGCATGAAAGAGGATCTTCTTTAGTTATGGTTCCCTCGGATCCTAGGCTAAAGTTTATGTCTTTTGTTTAGGATTTCTTTGAAATTGTATACTGAAATTGTAATCCTTCCAGATATTTTAATGAAATGAAAGTTCGAGTTTTTCTTTTAATGTGTTATTACTTATGATGTTTGTAATCTATTTTTAATTccttagttccttgaaaacaaTCATTTTCACCTTGCATTTTAAGCATCATTTGCTTCATTTGGTCTTGCTTTCTGCAAGTGTTTTTCAGAGTCTCATTTGTTTTCCTTCGTCTTCGTGGAAGACAAACTGACCTAGATTTTCATACAAATTTAATTTTATGGACTAAAACCAACATGATTTTAGCAAAAGGACTCTTTTCAAGAAAAAAATTCATGGATGAAAATAAAAAAACACATAAAAACTATTTAAGAGAAAAAAACTCAATGcatttttgttttaattgttgaaGGAGTTTAATTTCTCAAATTTTAGTTTAATTTGTTGGTGGTGCTTAATAGTCGTATTTAGAAAGGAATGAAAGATGAATAATGGTGGCGTTTAATGTTGCTCATTTAAATGAGATTTGTTGGGTTTAAATGACCCCTCGATGACTCCGATTTTGTCAACTAAAATGTCCATAAACCTAAGTTAACgttttttttaagaaaaaaaatcaatcaatTTGACTGATAAAATAGCTTTTAAATGTATAAATTATAAAGGATTAAAGTAAAAAAATTTAAGTAAATTAAAATATTTTGAGTAATTAAACCTTAAATTTAAAAGGATCGAGACGATACACTTGATTAAAATATTTGAGAATGATAAAATAGTGATTACAAATGTTCTTAAGAATGACCCACTGAGTCATCATTCCCAATTATGGATATTTAGGCTCTTGTAAATATTTGCAAAAAATGATGCAGGATAGGACGAGAGTACGAACATAAAATCTAAAGTCGCCTCGTGAAAAAACTAGGGTGGGGTTGACGCCATACACCCCAAGTCTAAAAATTGCAGAAGTTCTTATTAATTCATACACTCataaaaatttgaaaaaaaatgaaacaAGACAAAGATAGCAGAGGGTCAATCCTAACACTTTGGTTTGATCCGTGAAAAAAATGCAAACAAAACAAATATGTCAGCAGGCCAAATCCATTTTTTCCACCCCACCCCACCACCCTCATGCAAAAGCCCTACATTGGAGCAGGGCATTGGACTCATCTCAACCGTTGATGTTCGCATCCTATCCACCAGAGACAATTTTAATCGACGCCCCTATTCCGTGTGACTTCACGTTTATAGAGTCTTGTTAAATATTGATTGTATTTAATCAAAATTAAGGGGAGAAAATATAACAAACaaaaattaaagagaaaaatgGGGTGGGGTGGGGGGATTATATACCTATTTTTAAGATTAGAACACCCTTCAAAATTGTTTAAAAGAATCCTATATACATCTTATTAGCAATTTGAAATAAacattttaaaaaataaaaaacaaaaaatatatttACAACCAGGCATTCCCTCTATTTCTCTACTCTCTTTTTTACAATTCCCTCCTGTTTGTTTTCAGCAGGAGAGGATCCAAATGTGTCCAATAGGTATGAATAGGATTCAACTCTGTCCGCAAAAATGTGTCCAATAGGTATGAATAGGATTCAACTCTGTCCGCAATCATGCAACATTCTGCATGAACCTACAACCAACCCTTCTCTTCTACAGGGACGTGCTCTAGTTCCGACACTAAAAATTTAACTTATATCTCCAACACTTAAATTCATTTTTCTTCCAGATTACGTCACATACTTTGCTTCTTTTCAGGATCTCCTCTCTATGTTTGCTTGCTGAAGATAAGTGTATTCATGGCTTCAATCATCAATTGGAGCTAATTGTTGATCCCACAACTAGAGAGCCATAGAAATTCATATCATCCCCGAGACCCTATGATTAGTATCATACAAATGGACATACATACAAGGCATGTTATCGGCAGGCTGAATTCTGACGCTAACATTCTGAATTAGTCGCAGTATATGTCAGTTCAATCTGGGATGCAGTCCTTTCTACAGCCAACCACCAGTCCTCATCTTCATTGTCAATTACCTCCTGCTTTGAACACATTTTATGGAACTGATATTTAGTGTTGTATTCATGTGAACAATTAAGATAAATAAAACACCTTCATCACAGTCATGCTCGAAGATAATTTACTTCTACAGAGCTAATAAACAATTTGGTCACTAAAATAGCAACTTATGTTGCTTCAGTCACTGAAATTGTCAGCACATACAAACTAGATACTGAATGTGTCAACTTTGCATAACCATCCTTCTGTCAAAATCAGTTTACTAGCTGATGTGACACTTCCCCTTCTCGAGTTAAAACCAATATGAGAGCTGCTCTAGCCAACCGGTTTTGTAGGATTGAGTTGGAcccaaccacatttcttaacatggtatcagacGTAAGCTCAGGAACAACAACAGAAAGAATTGGTGTGTCTGGCCTGTATTTAGCCACCAACTTTGCAGCACTCACCAGTTCCTATGAGTCCATTAGAGAGTCTAGCTTCTTCTGTTGTTAGAACTGCCAACTCAGCTACTCTCTAATGGACTCACAGGAACTGGTGAGTGCTGCATTATCCTTTTAAAAACGTCTCCATAGTCAAGGGTGCTCTCAGCTTCAACGCGTATTTTAGCCATAGTTCGATCAACAAGTTCTGGATAAGCTCCAACCGCTGTCTCACCACCAAGCATCACACAGTATGTTCCATCCAGAACTGCATTGGCAACATCAGTAGCTTCAGCTCTGGTTGGCCTGGGAGATATGATCATTGATTCCAACATCTGGGTTGCAGTAACAACCGGTTTTGCTTGGATATTGCACTTATAAATCATCACTTTCTGTGCGAGAAAGATCTTCTCTATTGGAATTTCCATTCCAAGGTCACCACGTGCCTGGCCTGTATTTAGCCACCAACTTTGCAGTAGTCCCTCCTCGAGTTAAAACCAATATGAGAGTTGCTCTAGCTGAGTTGGCAGTTCTAACAGCAGAAGAAGCTAGACTCTCTAATGGACTTATAGGAACTGGTGAGTGTTGCATTATCATTTTAAAAATGTCTCCATAGTCAAGGGTGCTCTCAGTTTCAACACATATTTTAGCCATAGTTCGAACAGCAAGTTCTGGATAAGCTTCAGCCGCTGTCTCAcgaattttttacaaaaataacctACTTTTTCATtgaaattcccaaaatacccccagtttgaaaaaaattctcaaactatcccactttaaaaattgaatggagacgccaattggattggctagggcatgtgtcctagccaatccaattggcgcccatgtgtattacttgataggaggcgccaattggattggcacctcagtataaaatacaatttttttttggtaaatagtctacgtgatacataaatttgaaatatgaccaattgatattaataagaaatttccgtttacacaaaaaagcctgatggtgatgaccgggatcacctaaccgacctccggtcccacatcccctagctaccctaacccgtggccctaacccacgttgatgattcaccactggtgtttgagcatctgaggggccaggaacgtcactaccaactacaggagatggtctgttgaggtagtcagacaagtcggcatagtcttcagtatgcatcgagggtgtaccgcgcgtagctgagttcatgacccatgccagagtagttggtttgtggttgactcattggtgggcaaccgggacggttgaagggaaACATGAGTGTGAATGATGCGTTGAGGaaatgttggaaaggttgttggggtgtttggtagagataagGTTGTTGGATGTTTTAGTTGTTTTGTGAGGTTTGtgcttcttggctatggtagaaggaggggcggttggtgttgaatgatcgatgggtgttctggctaaggcggctttggtagggtgatggggtgggtgcgaagcgatgttgggtctcaggttgatggtcaatttgttggtggtagtatggggtatgctcttggtattggggttgggtgtatggcatgttttggttatatgtttgtgtgttggttgaacggaatGTTTGACGGACAGGGcttgtgtgtatccggtctgacactatcgttgggggtttgatgttgaggtatcgggtgtgtaagtcatctggcatgggtcgtagaggtacatatcctcggcaatgaactgaaaaccaaccgatctataccaagccatataagtacgacttggtttttcttcataTGGCATGATTGCGTCAtttaagacatggtcatggcggtgcttccatttgcgacactccgatcttgcgaagctttgccatggattgaagttccattggcCGTTAACTTTGCGCAAATGCCACTCTCCTAGGCTTGCTGAGGGATCTGGGATGTTTTGaggcataccgaactgcaacttcacacAATCACTGTTGTGCTTCTCCACAGTTGTGaattatcggtgtgcatgcagtccatacaGCCGCGTtttcagcgttgacctcatggtcatgatccaaattaaggtatggacgccaaatgaactgaaatgtgaaagaagataggattataatctaggtagaagaagttaacaaattataacgaaataaattaagttattatccttacgcctgtcggtcgaaggtgatccaacagattgcgatactgagtattacagtgtctaggacatctgttataactcattccacgtgcagaccatctacaccaaaaaggtaggaatattagttagagataataatcttaCGAATTATAAGGGAATGTGAAAGGATTG from Lathyrus oleraceus cultivar Zhongwan6 chromosome 1, CAAS_Psat_ZW6_1.0, whole genome shotgun sequence includes:
- the LOC127101500 gene encoding uncharacterized protein LOC127101500; amino-acid sequence: MDSRRRNTHQFRFKCPKLKELRKLGSLRACPSDFKDRYGRILTMLSTNVEDGVLNTVVQFYDSAHRCFTFPDYHLAPTLKEYFYYIGLPVSDQISFSGLPIKFLMKKAVTLASVRSMVAFEVVLTLLIYGIVLFPNVDNFVGIDIIHIFLIRNPVPTLLVDTYYSIHDRTEKSGGIVMCCAPLLYKWSISHLPQSSLFKDKKKCLRWSQRIMSLTNADVTWYSRVYDDVKIIDSCGFFIQEGVYSKGLKDKIVNALHKIHRKGKDELGNKDCVSLESYTQWMQARATKIMMPYPPEEPLFPKVIGHTLVPG